Proteins encoded together in one Ferroglobus placidus DSM 10642 window:
- a CDS encoding TrmB family transcriptional regulator yields MDKLVEVLRDFKLSDYEIKVLLTLISEGELTASEIAEKSGIPRTSVYETVKSLEKKGLVVCRGKPLRVRALSAEQLVNVFAKKLEEKMRALDKLTEIEKEKREEIVTIYRNEAAFNVLENILEKASRIVVASLNIDERLKKILDSKNAKKVIKIREFENDFSHAIILADDKAILYTNHEGDVTIIVGGGEFSKFYFELLSAFIKDLPFDVKK; encoded by the coding sequence GTGGACAAGCTCGTGGAAGTTCTGAGGGATTTCAAACTGTCAGACTACGAGATTAAAGTCTTGCTTACTCTCATCTCCGAAGGAGAGCTAACCGCGAGCGAAATTGCTGAAAAAAGCGGAATTCCGAGAACGTCGGTGTACGAGACTGTGAAAAGTCTGGAGAAGAAGGGACTCGTTGTTTGCAGAGGAAAACCTCTGAGAGTTAGGGCTTTAAGCGCTGAGCAGCTCGTAAACGTTTTTGCAAAGAAGCTCGAGGAGAAGATGAGAGCCCTCGACAAGCTAACCGAGATAGAAAAAGAAAAGAGGGAGGAGATCGTCACAATATACAGAAACGAGGCAGCGTTTAACGTCCTCGAAAATATTCTCGAAAAAGCTTCGAGAATAGTGGTTGCTTCCCTCAACATTGACGAAAGGCTGAAAAAAATTCTCGATTCAAAGAATGCGAAAAAAGTAATAAAAATTAGGGAGTTCGAAAACGACTTCAGCCATGCGATAATACTTGCCGACGATAAAGCGATACTTTACACGAATCACGAAGGAGACGTGACGATAATCGTCGGTGGAGGAGAATTTTCGAAATTCTACTTTGAATTGCTTTCGGCATTCATTAAAGATTTGCCCTTCGACGTCAAAAAGTAG
- a CDS encoding helix-turn-helix domain-containing protein produces the protein MVEKKERDRAHHEKLFKASMSPIRRQIVAAIGIHGKTREELKKELNLDDFQLKFNLDWLIREGFVVEEDGKLKLTDDGIELLEAG, from the coding sequence ATGGTCGAGAAAAAAGAGAGGGATAGGGCGCATCACGAAAAATTGTTTAAAGCTTCGATGAGCCCTATAAGAAGGCAAATAGTAGCTGCGATAGGCATTCACGGAAAAACGAGGGAGGAACTAAAAAAAGAGCTGAACCTCGACGACTTTCAGCTGAAATTTAACCTCGACTGGTTGATCAGAGAAGGTTTCGTCGTGGAGGAGGACGGAAAGTTAAAGCTAACCGACGACGGAATAGAGCTGCTTGAAGCTGGCTGA
- a CDS encoding single-stranded-DNA-specific exonuclease RecJ has protein sequence MDLIKKAYEISERIKKEDEFLIVTHIDADGITSGAIAFETLSRIGKDAKIIFLKQLDEKAAEKIADENRFVWLTDLGSGNISLLLRRKLEFVISDHHVPEMTYKWQLNPHDFGYDGSYDLSGSTTTYLVSRCLGLNYDLSPLAIVGAVGDLQDSREAKLVGLNRFVLEEAIKYGYLNAIKDLRFFGKQTRPVYKMLEYTFDPYLPGISGNEKGAIEFLSSLGVEVKREDWVRWIDLSREEKRKVVSGIVRVCMEAGYSYELIKKIVGETYVLLEEEEGTELRDAMEYSTLLNATARYGFEEVGLRVCLGDRDKHFRKARALLQEHRRNLSAGIKLVEEMGIEELEFVQYFHAKSAIPETIVGIVAGMSYSIASKNKPIVAFAYSEEGVKVSARATKELVERGVHLASAVREAAEAVGGSGGGHSIAAGATIPRGKEEEFIQLLNKIVGLQLKR, from the coding sequence GTGGATCTTATAAAAAAAGCTTACGAGATTTCAGAAAGGATAAAAAAAGAAGACGAGTTCTTAATTGTTACTCACATAGACGCCGACGGCATAACTTCCGGAGCCATTGCCTTCGAAACGTTAAGCAGAATTGGCAAAGATGCAAAGATCATCTTTTTGAAGCAGCTTGATGAGAAAGCTGCTGAGAAGATAGCCGACGAAAACAGGTTTGTATGGTTGACCGATTTGGGAAGCGGTAACATTTCTCTTCTCCTAAGAAGAAAGCTCGAATTCGTAATTTCCGATCACCACGTTCCGGAAATGACTTACAAGTGGCAGCTCAACCCCCACGATTTCGGATACGACGGTAGCTACGATTTGAGCGGCTCGACAACGACGTATCTCGTATCTCGATGCCTCGGTTTGAACTACGATCTTTCTCCTCTCGCTATAGTCGGGGCAGTAGGCGATCTGCAGGATTCCCGGGAGGCTAAGCTCGTAGGACTCAACAGATTCGTGCTCGAGGAAGCTATCAAGTACGGATACTTGAATGCGATTAAAGATCTTAGGTTCTTCGGAAAACAGACGAGACCGGTTTACAAGATGCTCGAGTACACTTTCGATCCGTACCTTCCCGGAATTAGCGGAAACGAGAAAGGAGCGATAGAGTTTCTCAGCTCGCTCGGGGTGGAAGTAAAGAGAGAAGACTGGGTAAGGTGGATCGATTTAAGCAGAGAGGAGAAGAGGAAAGTTGTGTCTGGTATAGTGAGAGTTTGTATGGAAGCCGGATATTCCTACGAACTTATAAAGAAGATCGTCGGAGAGACGTACGTTCTTCTTGAGGAAGAGGAAGGTACGGAGCTGAGAGATGCGATGGAGTACTCGACTCTTCTTAACGCAACCGCAAGATACGGATTTGAGGAAGTTGGATTGAGAGTTTGCTTGGGAGACAGAGATAAGCACTTCAGGAAGGCAAGAGCTCTTTTGCAAGAGCATAGAAGAAACCTCTCCGCCGGGATCAAACTTGTAGAAGAAATGGGGATTGAAGAACTTGAGTTCGTTCAGTACTTCCACGCAAAAAGTGCAATTCCCGAAACGATCGTCGGGATAGTTGCCGGGATGAGTTATTCGATAGCTTCGAAGAATAAGCCCATAGTGGCTTTCGCTTACAGTGAAGAGGGAGTGAAAGTTTCAGCAAGAGCGACGAAGGAGCTCGTAGAAAGGGGGGTGCACTTAGCTTCTGCCGTAAGAGAGGCAGCTGAGGCAGTCGGAGGAAGTGGAGGAGGACACAGCATAGCTGCCGGAGCTACTATTCCGAGAGGTAAGGAAGAAGAATTCATTCAGCTTCTTAACAAAATAGTAGGTTTGCAACTGAAACGTTAA
- the thsB gene encoding thermosome subunit beta, producing MATLQGTPILILKEGTQRTVGRDAQRMNIMAVRVIAEAVRSTLGPRGMDKMLVDSLGDVVITNDGVTILKEMDVEHPAAKMVIEVAKTQENEVGDGTTTAVVIAGELLKKAEELLDADIHPTVIAKGYRLAAEKAMEILDSIAIEVNRDDDELLKKIAATAMTGKGAEVAINKLADIAVRAVKIVAEEVNGKIEVDTDNVKIEKRTGASVEDSELIEGIVIDKEVVHPGMPKRVKNAKILVLNAALEVKETETDAKIRITDPDMLQRFIEQEEKMIKEMVDKIVEAGANVVFCQKGIDDLAQYYLAKAGVLAVRRVKKSDIEKIAKACGARILTDLRDLKPEDLGEAELVEEKKVGDEKMVFITGCKNPKAVTILIRGGTEHVVEEIARGVEDAVKVVAAALEDGKVVAGGGAPEIEVSLRIKEWAPSLGGREQLAAEAFAAALEIIPKSLAENAGLDPIDILVELKSKHEQGNVYAGIDVYNGKVVDMRELGVLEPLRVKKQAIKSATEVATMILRIDDVIAAKALEKEKEKSGEEGGETGAEF from the coding sequence ATGGCTACGCTGCAGGGAACTCCTATACTGATTCTGAAGGAGGGGACGCAGAGGACCGTCGGCAGAGATGCGCAGAGGATGAACATAATGGCTGTCAGAGTTATAGCTGAAGCTGTGAGAAGCACGTTAGGTCCGAGAGGAATGGACAAGATGCTCGTGGACAGCTTAGGCGATGTCGTCATTACCAACGACGGAGTAACGATTCTCAAGGAGATGGACGTAGAACATCCAGCAGCAAAGATGGTGATCGAAGTTGCTAAGACTCAGGAGAACGAAGTGGGAGACGGAACTACCACGGCTGTGGTCATTGCCGGAGAATTGTTGAAGAAGGCTGAAGAACTCCTTGACGCCGACATACACCCGACGGTAATCGCTAAGGGTTACAGACTCGCTGCGGAAAAGGCAATGGAAATCCTCGACAGCATAGCGATAGAAGTGAACAGAGACGATGACGAGCTGCTTAAGAAGATAGCGGCTACTGCAATGACCGGCAAGGGAGCTGAAGTTGCGATAAACAAGTTAGCTGACATTGCTGTAAGAGCTGTTAAAATAGTTGCCGAAGAGGTTAACGGAAAGATAGAAGTCGACACGGACAACGTAAAAATAGAAAAGAGAACTGGAGCGTCTGTGGAAGATTCGGAGCTCATCGAGGGTATCGTCATCGATAAAGAAGTCGTTCACCCCGGAATGCCGAAGAGGGTGAAAAATGCCAAGATACTTGTGTTAAACGCCGCTTTAGAAGTGAAAGAAACTGAGACCGACGCTAAGATAAGAATCACTGATCCAGACATGCTTCAGAGGTTCATAGAGCAGGAGGAGAAGATGATAAAGGAGATGGTCGACAAGATCGTCGAAGCTGGAGCTAACGTAGTTTTCTGCCAGAAGGGAATCGACGACTTAGCCCAGTACTACTTGGCTAAGGCTGGAGTTCTTGCTGTGAGGAGGGTTAAGAAGAGCGACATAGAAAAGATCGCAAAAGCCTGTGGAGCGAGAATACTCACCGACTTAAGAGATCTCAAACCAGAAGATCTCGGAGAGGCTGAGCTTGTAGAGGAGAAGAAGGTCGGAGACGAGAAGATGGTCTTCATAACTGGTTGCAAGAATCCGAAGGCTGTGACGATCCTAATAAGAGGTGGAACGGAGCACGTGGTTGAAGAGATTGCGAGAGGAGTAGAGGACGCGGTGAAAGTCGTGGCTGCAGCGTTGGAAGACGGCAAGGTCGTTGCTGGAGGCGGTGCTCCGGAGATCGAAGTGAGTCTCAGAATCAAGGAGTGGGCTCCGAGCCTCGGTGGAAGAGAGCAGTTAGCAGCTGAAGCCTTTGCAGCGGCTTTAGAAATCATTCCCAAGAGTTTGGCTGAAAATGCCGGACTTGATCCGATAGACATCTTAGTTGAACTTAAGTCCAAGCACGAGCAAGGAAACGTTTACGCTGGAATAGACGTTTACAACGGAAAGGTCGTGGACATGAGAGAGCTTGGCGTTCTCGAGCCGCTGAGAGTTAAGAAGCAGGCTATTAAATCAGCCACGGAAGTTGCTACGATGATTCTCAGAATAGACGACGTCATTGCTGCCAAAGCGCTTGAAAAGGAGAAAGAAAAGAGTGGAGAAGAAGGCGGAGAAACAGGAGCTGAGTTCTAA
- a CDS encoding DDE-type integrase/transposase/recombinase has product MKLKKLIEELELFERERVPNDIRILGVATYVQTSSTRRTAKILSEFRPVSHTAVWKWIKKFEEKLPISTEKKRRNLVAIDETIVKANKKKFYIFAAVDVERNELILMRVYTTRNILTARSFVKEVLNYCENEPKFLIDKAPWLRKAIESLGLEFKHETFRKEKSG; this is encoded by the coding sequence ATGAAGTTGAAGAAGCTTATAGAGGAGCTTGAGTTGTTTGAGAGGGAAAGAGTTCCGAACGACATTAGAATTCTTGGCGTAGCCACTTACGTTCAAACTTCTTCGACGAGGAGAACGGCTAAAATTCTCTCGGAGTTTCGTCCGGTCTCCCATACGGCTGTGTGGAAATGGATAAAGAAGTTTGAAGAGAAGTTACCAATTTCTACTGAGAAGAAGCGGAGAAATCTTGTTGCAATAGATGAAACGATTGTCAAAGCTAACAAAAAGAAGTTCTACATTTTTGCCGCGGTAGACGTTGAAAGGAACGAGCTGATTTTAATGAGGGTTTACACGACGAGAAACATTCTTACAGCAAGGTCTTTCGTCAAAGAAGTTCTTAATTACTGCGAGAACGAACCCAAGTTTTTGATAGACAAAGCACCATGGCTGAGAAAAGCAATAGAAAGTTTAGGCTTGGAATTTAAGCATGAAACCTTTCGGAAAGAGAAGTCTGGTTGA
- a CDS encoding bifunctional nuclease family protein, whose translation MESDLLKAEIKGVYAATTVFGMSPVVVLSVEDGRMLPIYIGIPEAVAIFSALKNQTPPRPMTHDLIVEIIQRLKARVARVVIDDIIESTYYATIYLEVDNIEVEVDARPSDSIAIALRTKAPIFVRKAVIDEVGGIDKIPDDYVDFESFV comes from the coding sequence ATGGAAAGCGATCTACTCAAAGCGGAGATTAAAGGTGTTTACGCAGCTACCACCGTATTCGGCATGTCGCCGGTTGTTGTTCTTTCAGTGGAAGACGGTAGAATGCTTCCAATTTATATCGGAATTCCCGAAGCGGTTGCGATTTTTTCAGCTCTGAAGAATCAAACCCCTCCTCGACCGATGACTCACGATTTAATAGTCGAAATCATACAGAGGTTAAAAGCGAGGGTTGCGAGAGTTGTTATTGACGACATAATCGAAAGCACGTACTATGCGACGATTTACTTGGAAGTTGACAACATAGAGGTTGAGGTTGACGCAAGACCGAGCGATAGTATTGCGATAGCTCTTCGAACGAAAGCTCCTATTTTCGTGAGAAAAGCAGTAATTGACGAAGTCGGAGGAATTGATAAGATACCCGACGACTACGTTGACTTCGAGAGCTTCGTCTGA
- a CDS encoding DUF432 domain-containing protein, translating to MYGVYELQNFHVKIKDLELGIFEENGIKIYRRDDLKKVIVADSGRVVVNPVEPVNLPKNITRYLMVELDEPIVMEPKNSEKVTLTFPIEVAVILAGKKSLEVLDVFSFVKPKYALYGDPRNGVICRYWKSEVSGEEEDFVKGKLEVEINNSSGEWVEIGKLVFDVYGMKIYYGESVVAFARANVISEKVAETEFVDKRAGKKSIELYLARRIPVVKKKFVMEWGFV from the coding sequence GTGTACGGCGTTTACGAGCTCCAGAATTTTCACGTGAAGATTAAAGACTTGGAACTTGGAATTTTCGAAGAAAATGGGATTAAAATTTACAGAAGGGACGATTTGAAGAAGGTAATAGTTGCTGACAGCGGGAGAGTCGTTGTTAATCCGGTCGAGCCGGTAAACTTACCCAAGAACATAACGAGATACCTTATGGTAGAACTCGATGAGCCGATAGTAATGGAGCCGAAAAACAGCGAGAAGGTAACTCTGACTTTTCCGATCGAAGTTGCTGTCATCTTAGCTGGAAAGAAGAGCCTTGAGGTTTTGGACGTTTTCAGTTTCGTCAAGCCGAAATACGCTCTTTACGGAGACCCGAGGAACGGCGTAATCTGTCGTTACTGGAAGAGCGAGGTTTCCGGGGAAGAGGAAGACTTCGTCAAAGGAAAACTCGAAGTTGAAATCAACAATTCGAGCGGCGAGTGGGTGGAAATTGGAAAGCTCGTTTTCGACGTATACGGGATGAAAATATACTACGGCGAAAGCGTTGTAGCGTTTGCGAGAGCTAACGTTATTTCTGAAAAAGTAGCCGAAACCGAATTCGTTGATAAGAGAGCCGGGAAGAAGTCTATCGAGCTTTACCTCGCTCGAAGGATACCGGTGGTTAAGAAAAAATTCGTCATGGAGTGGGGGTTCGTATGA
- a CDS encoding mechanosensitive ion channel family protein has translation MSLLDLKVYEDVTVADVLVVIVVVVFATIIAKIATLNLRRVLADKMKRDQLELLTKIVYWSIIIIALLSVAPLLGLNLSGLLVAGGIAGIVIGFASQSVVANLVSGIFLMIERPVKLGDQVEVGGVSGFIEDINIMSTIVRTYDGLYVRIPNEKVFTSNIVNYTGNVARRFEYKIGIRYNDDADKAVEIIKEVVENHPFVLKYPKPDVFVEDLGDNAVIISVRMWAPATEWFAVKMELLYKIKKELEKNGIEIPFPQRVVWFANELGLKR, from the coding sequence ATGAGCCTTCTCGACTTGAAAGTTTACGAGGATGTAACAGTCGCAGACGTTCTCGTCGTCATCGTAGTTGTCGTTTTCGCAACTATTATTGCGAAAATTGCGACTTTGAATTTGCGAAGGGTCTTAGCCGACAAAATGAAAAGAGATCAGCTCGAACTCCTCACAAAAATAGTTTACTGGAGTATAATCATTATCGCTCTGCTTTCCGTCGCACCTCTCCTCGGATTAAACTTGTCCGGACTTTTAGTGGCTGGAGGAATTGCTGGTATAGTGATAGGTTTCGCAAGTCAAAGCGTTGTTGCGAACCTCGTCTCCGGAATTTTCCTCATGATCGAGAGACCCGTAAAGCTGGGGGACCAGGTGGAAGTGGGAGGAGTCTCCGGGTTTATCGAAGATATAAATATTATGTCGACAATAGTTCGAACTTACGACGGGCTTTACGTGAGAATTCCTAACGAGAAGGTTTTCACCTCAAACATAGTCAACTACACCGGCAACGTGGCGAGGAGGTTCGAATACAAGATAGGGATAAGGTACAACGACGATGCCGATAAAGCCGTTGAAATCATAAAAGAAGTCGTTGAAAATCATCCCTTCGTTTTGAAGTATCCGAAGCCTGACGTTTTCGTTGAAGATCTTGGGGACAACGCGGTTATTATCTCCGTAAGAATGTGGGCGCCAGCCACAGAGTGGTTCGCCGTGAAAATGGAGCTACTTTACAAGATAAAAAAGGAGCTGGAAAAGAACGGTATAGAAATTCCGTTCCCGCAAAGGGTAGTTTGGTTCGCAAACGAACTCGGGCTGAAGAGGTAA
- a CDS encoding tetratricopeptide repeat protein: MREKLALAVFFATILAVAAGVVYYFGAVFLLRLILGIGFLGLTLLFALVFALTAYAKSKHVVWSFFGFLASAYALYQTYTWQNPMHVLWILVAFGLAFLAFLWWISEPSLSFVERLKSAESLYRAGNYRAAAIKWEKKGLYEKAAEAYVKAGLLESAAWCYEKAEKFEKAAELYETLAEKKEDSYFWKEASEFYKKAGNYEKAAECLAKYAEEEPWFWEDVAELYEKAGNKEKAEHALRKALEYYKKEAEEEGVFWEDVAKIYEKLGENELAVGAWTKFAKYCEAEAEKDPAWYKHAAEAYEKIGAEKKAEEMRKKYEEFKKSREKG; encoded by the coding sequence ATGAGGGAAAAGTTAGCTTTAGCTGTATTCTTCGCAACGATCTTGGCTGTTGCTGCTGGAGTTGTTTACTACTTCGGCGCGGTTTTCCTTTTAAGGTTGATCCTCGGAATAGGTTTTCTCGGACTTACGCTGCTCTTTGCTCTCGTCTTCGCTTTAACAGCTTATGCGAAATCTAAACACGTCGTATGGAGCTTTTTCGGCTTCTTAGCCTCAGCTTACGCTCTCTACCAAACGTACACGTGGCAGAATCCGATGCACGTTCTCTGGATACTCGTGGCTTTCGGTTTAGCTTTCCTCGCTTTCCTCTGGTGGATTTCGGAGCCGAGTTTGAGTTTTGTTGAAAGGCTTAAGAGTGCCGAATCACTATACAGAGCTGGAAATTACAGAGCCGCTGCAATAAAATGGGAGAAGAAAGGGCTTTACGAGAAGGCTGCTGAAGCTTACGTAAAAGCTGGATTGCTCGAAAGCGCAGCGTGGTGTTACGAAAAAGCTGAGAAGTTTGAGAAAGCTGCAGAACTCTACGAAACTCTTGCGGAGAAAAAGGAGGACAGCTACTTCTGGAAGGAAGCTTCTGAGTTTTACAAAAAAGCTGGGAACTACGAAAAAGCTGCCGAGTGCTTAGCGAAATACGCCGAAGAGGAGCCATGGTTCTGGGAGGATGTGGCTGAGCTTTACGAAAAAGCCGGAAATAAGGAGAAGGCTGAGCACGCTTTAAGGAAGGCTCTCGAATACTACAAGAAGGAGGCTGAAGAGGAAGGTGTTTTCTGGGAGGATGTTGCGAAAATATACGAAAAGCTTGGCGAAAATGAGCTTGCTGTTGGGGCTTGGACAAAATTTGCCAAGTACTGTGAAGCCGAAGCTGAGAAAGATCCAGCTTGGTACAAGCACGCTGCAGAAGCTTACGAAAAAATAGGTGCGGAGAAGAAAGCAGAGGAGATGAGAAAGAAGTACGAGGAGTTTAAAAAGTCGAGGGAGAAAGGCTAA
- a CDS encoding 3-isopropylmalate dehydratase small subunit has product MGRAWKFGDNVDTDVIIQGKYLVINDPKELAKHVFENVRPEFAKEVKKGDFVVAGENFGCGSSREHAPLALKATGIEAVIAKSFARIFFRNSVNIGLRVIECDTSKIDDGDELEIDYEKGVIINKTKGIEIPFKKPPEFVEEIMRRGGLVNFARAILRGEL; this is encoded by the coding sequence ATGGGCAGAGCTTGGAAGTTCGGAGACAACGTTGATACGGACGTGATCATTCAGGGAAAGTACTTAGTTATAAACGATCCTAAGGAGCTGGCTAAACACGTTTTCGAAAACGTGAGACCTGAGTTTGCCAAGGAAGTGAAAAAGGGCGACTTTGTTGTGGCTGGAGAAAATTTCGGGTGTGGGAGTAGCCGAGAACACGCTCCTCTCGCTTTAAAAGCCACTGGAATCGAAGCTGTCATAGCTAAGAGCTTCGCAAGAATATTTTTCAGAAATTCCGTGAACATCGGGTTGAGAGTTATAGAGTGCGATACGAGCAAGATAGACGACGGAGACGAGCTGGAAATCGATTACGAGAAGGGAGTGATAATCAACAAAACAAAGGGTATCGAGATACCTTTCAAAAAACCACCGGAGTTCGTTGAAGAGATAATGAGAAGGGGAGGACTCGTAAATTTCGCCAGAGCGATTTTGAGGGGTGAGCTATGA
- a CDS encoding 3-isopropylmalate dehydrogenase, with protein MRIAVIPGDGIGKEVTEAAMLILENLDLPFEYVWLEAGDEAEKKYGKPLPDETLEEVKRCKAVLFGAAGETAADVIVKLRQELETYANVRPAKSFEGVKSIHKNVDMVIVRENTECLYKGIEFEVDGVAEAVRIISRKASERIVRFAFELAKREKRKRVTALHKANVMRKTCGLFKRVFYEVAREYERIEANDYYIDAACMYIAMDPWRFDVIVTTNMFGDIVSDLAAGIVGGLGLAPSANIGDEYAIFEPVHGAAFDIAGKGIANPTAMILTASMMLRHLGFEEEAKKVEKAVEKVLAEGKTTPDLGGNLKTMEMAEEILKAIE; from the coding sequence ATGAGAATAGCCGTCATTCCCGGAGACGGAATAGGGAAGGAAGTGACGGAAGCTGCTATGTTAATCCTCGAAAATCTCGATCTGCCTTTCGAATACGTGTGGCTCGAAGCCGGGGATGAGGCGGAGAAAAAGTACGGGAAGCCTCTGCCAGACGAGACTCTTGAAGAAGTTAAGAGATGCAAGGCTGTTCTCTTCGGAGCTGCTGGAGAAACTGCTGCCGATGTTATAGTTAAGCTAAGGCAAGAGCTCGAAACCTACGCTAACGTAAGACCAGCTAAGAGCTTCGAAGGAGTCAAGTCGATTCACAAAAACGTGGACATGGTCATCGTAAGGGAAAATACCGAATGTCTCTACAAGGGAATAGAATTCGAGGTTGATGGAGTTGCCGAGGCTGTTAGAATAATAAGCAGAAAAGCGAGCGAAAGGATCGTCAGATTCGCTTTCGAGCTTGCGAAGAGAGAGAAAAGAAAGAGAGTAACAGCTCTGCACAAAGCCAACGTCATGAGAAAGACGTGCGGACTCTTCAAGAGAGTTTTCTACGAAGTGGCGAGGGAGTACGAAAGAATCGAAGCTAACGACTACTACATAGACGCTGCGTGCATGTACATAGCCATGGACCCGTGGAGGTTCGACGTGATAGTCACTACTAACATGTTCGGAGACATCGTTTCGGATTTGGCAGCGGGAATAGTTGGTGGCTTGGGCTTGGCTCCTTCAGCCAACATCGGAGACGAATACGCTATATTTGAACCTGTTCACGGAGCAGCTTTCGACATAGCCGGGAAGGGCATAGCAAATCCGACTGCGATGATTTTAACGGCTTCGATGATGCTCCGCCATTTGGGCTTCGAAGAAGAAGCTAAAAAAGTTGAAAAAGCTGTGGAGAAGGTCTTGGCAGAGGGCAAGACTACTCCGGATCTCGGAGGGAATTTAAAGACGATGGAAATGGCTGAAGAAATTTTAAAAGCTATTGAGTGA
- the tpiA gene encoding triose-phosphate isomerase: MEKKVVIINFKAYREGAGKNALELAKAVEKVAEKSDFYFGVAPNFLDLAEIVKSVGIDVYAQHVDAVEFGSHTGRITAEMIKEKGAKGSLINHSERRLRLADIDFLVSKFKELGLISVVCTNNVSTTAAAAALSPDFVAVEPPELIGSGIPVSKAEPEVVENSVRAAKNVNEEVKVLCGAGITKYEDVVAAIDLGADGVLLASGVVKASDPRKALEELVGLR, encoded by the coding sequence ATGGAGAAAAAAGTTGTGATAATAAATTTTAAGGCGTATAGGGAGGGAGCCGGAAAAAACGCGTTGGAATTGGCTAAGGCTGTTGAAAAAGTGGCTGAAAAATCTGATTTCTATTTCGGAGTAGCTCCAAACTTTTTGGATCTTGCTGAGATCGTAAAGAGTGTTGGAATAGACGTCTACGCTCAGCACGTAGATGCTGTCGAGTTCGGAAGTCACACGGGAAGAATTACCGCGGAGATGATTAAGGAGAAGGGAGCGAAGGGAAGCTTGATAAACCACAGCGAGAGAAGGCTGAGGCTTGCCGACATAGACTTCCTCGTCTCCAAATTCAAAGAGCTCGGTTTAATTTCAGTCGTTTGCACCAACAACGTTTCCACAACTGCAGCAGCGGCAGCTCTTTCTCCGGACTTCGTGGCTGTAGAGCCGCCGGAATTAATCGGAAGCGGCATTCCGGTGAGTAAAGCGGAGCCGGAAGTAGTTGAAAATTCCGTAAGAGCTGCTAAAAACGTTAACGAAGAAGTGAAAGTTCTGTGCGGAGCGGGAATAACCAAGTACGAAGACGTTGTGGCTGCCATAGACCTCGGAGCTGACGGAGTTTTGCTCGCAAGCGGAGTTGTAAAAGCGAGCGACCCCAGAAAAGCGCTTGAGGAGCTTGTGGGGCTGAGATGA